From the Amia ocellicauda isolate fAmiCal2 chromosome 21, fAmiCal2.hap1, whole genome shotgun sequence genome, one window contains:
- the fbln5 gene encoding fibulin-5 has translation MLISLFFTLLYIHQGSSQACTDGFYPDRRTGQCLDIDECRVIPDACRGDLRCVNQNGGYLCIHRSLFSPSYPQTGSQSFPGLSYPESSGPYNPYPAVPAPAPIPASIPASNYPTAGRSAPCLLGYTREEGNQCVDIDECETNTHQCTLNQVCINTAGGYTCSCIEGFWLVGGQCTDIDECRYGYCQQLCANVPGSYSCSCSTGFVLNPDGRTCQDVDECDGERPCGHNCFNTYGSYMCSCERGFELAADGTTCNDMDECGFSELLCQHSCVNTPGSFFCLCPPGYMVFEDGRSCEDINECDTGNHTCTTAQVCFNFQGGYKCLDPIKCEEPYVELNENQCMCSADNPACREKPFTVLYRHMDLSAGRSVPADIFQMQATTRYPGAFYIFQIKSGNEGREFYMRQTSNVSATLVLARPIKGPKEVVLDLEMVTVNNVINFRGSSIIRLTIFVSEHSY, from the exons ATGCTTATATCCCTATTCTTTACCCTGTTGTACATCCACCAAGGAAGCTCACAG GCGTGTACAGATGGATTCTATCCAGACCGGCGGACTGGGCAGTGTTTAG ATATTGACGAGTGTCGTGTCATTCCGGATGCCTGCCGGGGGGATCTGAGGTGTGTCAATCAGAATGGCGGCTACCTCTGCATTCACAGATCCCTGTTCTCCCCAAGTTACCCTCAAACGGGCTCCCAGTCCTTCCCTGGACTGTCGTACCCAGAATCCTCAGGGCCCTACAACCCCTACCCCGCTGTCCCAGCCCCGGCCCCCATCCCGGCCTCCATCCCGGCCTCTAACTACCCCACCGCAGGGAGATCTGCCCCCTGCCTGCTGGGTTACACCCGAGAGGAAGGCAATCAATGTGTTG ACATCGACGAATGCGAAACCAACACCCACCAGTGTACCCTCAATCAGGTGTGTATCAACACAGCCGGCGGCTACACCTGCTCCTGCATTGAGGGCTTTTGGCTGGTCGGTGGGCAGTGTACAG ATATAGATGAGTGTCGCTATGGATACTGCCAGCAGCTGTGTGCCAACGTGCCAGGGTCCTACTCCTGCTCCTGCAGCACTGGCTTCGTCCTCAACCCCGACGGCAGGACATGCCAAG ATGTGGATGAATGCGATGGAGAGAGACCCTGTGGGCACAACTGCTTCAACACCTACGGCTCATACATGTGCAGCTGCGAACGGGGCTTTGAACTGGCGGCAGATGGCACCACGTGCAATG ACATGGATGAGTGTGGTTTCTCTGAGCTGCTGTGTCAGCATTCCTGTGTGAATACCCCTGGCTCCTTTTTCTGCCTGTGTCCACCGGGGTACATGGTGTTCGAGGACGGCCGGAGCTGTGAAG ATATCAATGAATGTGACACTGGTAACCACACCTGTACAACAGCACAAGTATGTTTCAATTTCCAGGGAGGATATAAGTGCCTGGACCCAATTAAATGTGAAGAGCCTTACGTTGAGCTCAATGAAAA CCAGTGCATGTGCTCAGCAGACAACCCTGCGTGCAGGGAGAAGCCCTTCACCGTTCTGTACAGACACATGGACCTGAGCGCGGGCCGCAGCGTGCCGGCCGATATCTTCCAAATGCAGGCCACCACGCGCTACCCAGGGGCTTTCTACATCTTCCAGATCAAGTCTGGCAACGAGGGCAGAGAGTTCTATATGAGG CAAACGAGCAACGTGAGCGCCACGCTGGTCCTGGCCCGCCCCATTAAGGGCCCCAAAGAGGTGGTCCTGGACTTGGAGATGGTCACAGTCAACAACGTCATCAACTTCCGAGGGAGTTCCATCATCCGGCTGACAATATTCGTCTCAGAGCACAGCTACTGA